ACTTACGGATGAAGCATACCACGAACGAACAAACACAAGTAGAATCAAGACGATGAGTGCATAAATTACTTTTTGTCGTACGTCAGGGTTCATCGTTCGAGTGTTTGTTTTCTTCTGATGATGGCCGTTTGTTAACGTGCGCCCATACCATCTAGCAATAACCATCTGGACAGCGATGCCTGCCGCTGCTACACCCGTGAACCATATCGCTCCAAATTGACCAAGTGGAATAAAGATCCACATGGTCAGCATAGGGGCAAGGGATTGCCCTGCATTGCCGCCTACCTGAAAGATGGATTGTGCAAGACCACGACGTGAGCCAGCAGCCATATGGGATACGCGTGAGCCTTCTGGGTGAAAAGCAGCTGAGCCGAGTCCCACGAAAATAACCGCGATTAGAACAGATGAATAGTTTGCAGCGTACGCAAGCAATAGCATGCCTGTGAAAGTAAATCCCATCCCGATCGGAAGTATTGCGGGTGTGGGTCTTTTATCTGAGAACCATCCCACTACAGGTTGCATAATAGATGCCGTGAAATTAATGGCGAACGAGATCATGCCAATCTGGGCAAAGGTAAGGTTCATCGATTGCTTCAGAATTGGAAAGATAGCTGGTATGACGGATTGAATGGAATCATTAAATAAGTGTACTAAACTAATGGCAATCAATATCCAAAATATGGTTGGATGATTATTATCTTCAGGGCTTGGTTGTAACTTCGCACCTGCTTTGGGGATGGATAGGCTCAGATAGGTGACCTCCTAGGGCATGCAAATTTCAAATTATGAACTAAGAATATGAGGGTTCGTCTTTAGTTCATTTTATCTATTATCTACGGTTTCGGGGTACATGTCATGATTCATCAGTCTATGTTGCGCCATAGCTTCGTATTTCGTATTTTCCTGACCATAGTTACAGTAGGGATCAATAGATATACCACCACGTGGTGTGAATTTGCCCCATACTTCAATATATTTAGGGTCCATTAACTTAATAAGGTCATTCATGATAATATTCATACAATCTTCGTGGAAATCTCCATGATTACGGAAGCTAAAAAGGTATAACTTCAGAGACTTACTTTCAACCATATGAATATTAGGAATGTAACTAATATAGATTGTAGCAAAGTCCGGCTGACCTGTGATCGGACAAAGACTAGTGAATTCAGGACAATTAAACTTAACGAAGTAATCTCGGTAGGGATGCTTGTTCTCGAAGCTCTCTAGAATCTCGGGGTCATATTCAAAAGAGTACTTCGTTCCTTGATTCCCGAGAAGAGTAATATCTTTCATTTCATCTTGTTGTCTTCCAGACATGTTCATTCTCCTTTTGTCGCTATTAATCATAGCCAAATGATATTTTATTTTATACACCTCGTTTATTTCCCCACACTAACGTATGAAGCTGAGGAAGCACTCGAACGTTATTAAGAATAGTCGACTCCATGACCTGTTCAATTAACCACTCATAACGTTGCAATAGAAACGAGGTGTGGTCCGTTATATCCATCGTATGCACGTCTGGATTTCCAATCTGGAGGAATAAAGGAACAGTAGGATAACGTAAATGGATCTTCTCAGAGTAGTTCAAATCAATGGCATCAAAGATAACGACTTTTAGACTGTGTGTAAAAGGAGCAGGACGTTGCTCTAGACGCTCCAATATATAATCAAGCTTCTCCCAATCCGTGCTCATGCCAGAGCTTGGAGGCTTAGGAGACAAAGTGACCTCATCAATATCCAATAGCCAATCTTGCCATTTAGAGCCTTGCGTCTCTACTGCAACCGTAATATGGTGCAAATGAAGTAAGTCTATCAGTGAACCTAATTGAGGAAGTAGGGCGGGGTTGCCACCTGATAGAGTTACATGAGAGAATCGTTGCCCCCCAATATCGGATAGTTTCGTCCATATGTCCTCCGGCTGCATGGCTTGGATCTGGTCAACACCACTACCGTCCCAAGTAAAGGCTGAGTCGCACCACGAGCAGCGATACTCGCAGCCCGCCGTACGAATAAACATGGTCTTGGTCCCAATGACCATGCCCTCACCCTGAACGGTGGGGCCGAATATTTCCATAACCGGAATAGGAGGAGATGACTTGCCCTTACTCATTAAATCATCCACTCCCGTCTAGCCTCAGCATAGCTGGTTGGTGTCTCATACAATCTTACGAATTCTGTACGTGTTGTGGCTTCTGAGGTCTGATGTATTCTAGTACTCAGGGCCATCTCTAATTGTTCAAATAGCCATACGACCATATTTTCAGCTGTAGTGTTCATCTTCGGTAAAGTTTCATTCAAATAGCGGTGATCTAGATAGGGTTCAATAGACTCTTTCCAGATCGTTTTGATATCTCCGAAATCCACGGTAATCCCCACGTCATCAGGGACACCGCTAATACCGAAGACGGCTTTATACGTGTGTCCATGTAAGTTTTTACATTTGCCCTCATACGCATGTAAGTGATGAGCAGCGTCGAATGTGAACTCTTTGCACACGAGTACTCTTTTACGATGATAACGTAGCTCTTGATGATCTATATCCTCACCTAATCGCTGCAGTTGGTCAACAATGCGAAATTCCCCTGGAGTTCGCATCATGACTGTACCTTGCCTTGCAACGGGGAGGAGTTTCGCTCGGCAGAATACTGCTCAAGACCAGCCTTCCGAAGCTTGCATGCGGGGCATTCTCCACATCCATCGCCAATGATGCCGTTATAGCAAGTTAGTGTACGTTCCTGTACATACTCAAAGGCCCCTAACTCATCAGCCATTTTCCACGTCTCAGCCTTATTTAGCCACATTAGAGGAGTGTGGATGACAAAATTATAATCCATGGATAGATTAAGTGAGACATTCATCGACTTGATGAATACATCCCGGCAATCAGGATAGCCACTAAAGTCTGTTTCACATACACCTGTAATAAGATGTCTGGCACCTAATTGTTTCGCGAGAACTGCGGCAAAACTAAGGAATAGTAAGTTACGACCCTCTACGAAGGTGTTAGGAAGCTCTCCTTCTTCGTGTGAAATTTCTTGGTCGCTACGAGTGAGTGCATTAGGAGCAAGCTGATTCAGGAGACTCATATCGAGAATCGTCTGTTTGACACCCAGATCCGCGGCTATACTTGCCGCACATTCAATTTCTAGCTTATGACGTTGTCCATAATCGAACGTCACTACCTCTACCTCAGTAAAGTGTTGTTTTGCCCAGAATAGGCATGTGGTGCTGTCTTGACCACCGCTAAATACGACGACTGCTTTTTCGTTTGTAAACATAAAAAAACCTCCCTATCTTCTTTAGATTCTTAGAAGAGAGAAAGATTCATGAACTAGTTTCCAACTCAAAAACAATCCTTACCCGTAATGAAATAAGGAAAATAGTTTTTTATAGAGGGAGTTCGCGAACCTCTCCCATGCATGTATGCATGGATCATCTTCAATTGTTTCAAATCCACATAAAGTGCGTGTTCAAAAAGTTGACTTTTTGAACAACCTCTTATGGGATGTTGAACGAGATTCATTATAACATGAACATTATTTAATAAACACACCTCCGAAGGGAATCACTTCTCTAAGGATGCGTTTGATGACGCCTTCATTCTCCATTTCCTTCTCTAGCTTGTGATTCTGCCTTCCCGCTTGATATAGGACAGTACCAAGTCCAGTCATCTTCCAATGATAGCTCATGTATTGGCTAGCTAGGGTGTTCCCATAGACTGTAAGTTCCAGCTTTGCATTCTCAGGATAGGCAACGAGGCTGCCAGCATCTACATACAGAGGCTCAGTAGGATGAAGCTCAGTTTCACATACGGGTCCTTGTGTTAGGATACCAACTGTTCCTGTACCCGCGAATTTCACTTTGACAGCATCACGTGTGATAAACATATTTTTAATTCGTAAAAGTCTAGTCTGCATCGTGATGTCATGACTATAGAAAAAAAGACTACGGAAATCATAGAGCAGATCACTTCCCTCTTTCAGTTCGACAGATTTCATAGCAAAACCAGGAGGTAAAGCTGCAACAAATTGGCAAGGGCCTGTCATGTCGGCTTGAATCAGTCTACGTTTACGAAATATCCCTTTCACGTTCATGAAGCGATCACTACGACCATCGGAGGGACCACGATAGGATACAATCTGTTCAGGATGGAGTAAATGGAGCTGTTCTTGATCTCTAAGAGAGAAGGTCACAGCTTGTCCGATTCCACCATCGTTGTGATTATTTGTCTGGATCTTCATTTATACCGTGCCCCCTGAAATTACTATTTATTAGATCTTTGCATGATGAATCTTAGGGTACGTATAAGAATGAAGTAACCTATGAATAATGCAATCGCCCAGATAATAACGACTTTGATTTGTTGTGTACGGCTTTGCTTTGAACTTTCAGCATCCTGTAATAATGTAATGGTCTCTGTAAGCTGACGATTCTGCTCCATCAGACTTATTTGTTGTTCTTGGTAATTCTTGATATTTACTCTTGCTTCTTCGAGTTCATTAAGGGTTTGTTGGTAGTTCTCCTTCAGTTTATTCACTTCACTGGGAATTTCTGAGAGCTGCTCAACTCCATTATAGAAATCAGTAAAATAATTAGCGTGAGCTGTGGGTGACAAGAATAGAAGACAGCCAGACAAGAGTACAAGGAAGAAAGAATAGATGATACGTATTTGATCATTCTTCATATTAATCACCGCCTAAAGTTTGTAAAGGATTGATGTGGGTTATATGTATCAATACACTACTTAAAGGACTACGAAAAGGATGCAAAATTCTGAAAAAAATATATATAAATATTCATTACTGTTAATGGCGAGCCGGTAGGAAACGGACTCTTAATCGATAAAATTACACTTATCTACCTATCAAGATGGAAGGTGAATCTTCCATTGATGCAGAGAGACAACGGAGTTATCGTAAATTTCAATCTAATCTAGGATGTAGAATGAGTCCCACACGTGAGTGGGGCTTTTTTTATGTAAGAAAATGTTTAGTGTGAGTTCAAGTTCGATTCTTTCCATTATACTAAAATAACATAGTTATGGCTTTGACTCTATTGCATAAAATGTAAAAAAATGTCGGATAAATCTATAAAAAAATAGCTGAGATGTGAGGATAATATGATATTTTGTAGTCAATAAGGTTAAAGCTTAATAGAAGATTCTTCTCATCAATGTATGTTCTGCAACTTGTAATGTAGATGGTCATAGAAAGTACATATATAACAATATATCTTCAGATGAGCCGGTTCGCTAATATGCGACCGTTTTTTTTCTATATTTTACAAAAAACGACACGAGAACGTACGTTCCCTGACAATCAGTTGTCAATTTATATTGGTACATTAAGTATATGAGAGGGGTAAAAAATATGAAAATGGGGATTGAAGCAAGCTATTCTTGGAACCATGAGCACATATTTGCCAGAGGTGCCGACAAAATATACTTATTAGTCCAATGGTATGCGGGGATGTTACCAACAACAAGAAGAAGATCCACACCTAAGCTACTAGCTCGTGACGTTGAACTATACTTATGGCTTGAACCATATATAAAAATTGAACGTATCTATGGATGTGAGGATGTGAAAGGATCTCAGCAGTTATTAATCATTCCGCTGGGGCATCTTTATAATGGTATAAAGCAGAGCTTAATTGTAGAGTGTACTCTTCTACCATCTCAAACAGCAGGTGTGAAGCATGTGCTTTCTGCACAATGGAGATATAAGGAGGGAAATAGAGGAAGAGCTAAGCAACTTTCAGTCGAAAAAATTAATATCCACTACACCTACGATCTAGGTCGTATCCGGAGTGTTGGAGATATTAATGTAGAGAAGCATATTAAATTACTTAAAACCCCGACAGTGGTAAAGGAGGCAATTAAATGGTTTGAATCTGGAGATGTGGATCAAGGTGAATATATATTAAGGAGAAAGGGAGATGAATTGCTATTGTTTGCAATTCATTCGGGAGATCCCAAGCTTATTGAAGAAGCTGAGATGCTGTATCGATTAAGTAAGCATTACGCCGATACATACCGAGGATTTTCATGAGAGTGAAATTAAATATCGGGACTATACTATCATTTTTTTAGTATTTCATGTATAAACATAGCTAAATA
The nucleotide sequence above comes from Paenibacillus sp. IHBB 10380. Encoded proteins:
- a CDS encoding MFS transporter; protein product: MPKAGAKLQPSPEDNNHPTIFWILIAISLVHLFNDSIQSVIPAIFPILKQSMNLTFAQIGMISFAINFTASIMQPVVGWFSDKRPTPAILPIGMGFTFTGMLLLAYAANYSSVLIAVIFVGLGSAAFHPEGSRVSHMAAGSRRGLAQSIFQVGGNAGQSLAPMLTMWIFIPLGQFGAIWFTGVAAAGIAVQMVIARWYGRTLTNGHHQKKTNTRTMNPDVRQKVIYALIVLILLVFVRSWYASSVSNYYSFYLMEVFHLSVHDSQIYIFMFLAAGAVGTFLGGPLSDRFGKRNMIFASMICAAPLALLLPYANLFWTGVLLAFIGLVIFSSFSVTVVYAQMLIPGKIGTVSGLITGLAFGMGGLGSLILGNWMDSIGITSVMQMCSFLPLLGILTYLLPSDSKLKQWSSQD
- the queF gene encoding preQ(1) synthase, translated to MSGRQQDEMKDITLLGNQGTKYSFEYDPEILESFENKHPYRDYFVKFNCPEFTSLCPITGQPDFATIYISYIPNIHMVESKSLKLYLFSFRNHGDFHEDCMNIIMNDLIKLMDPKYIEVWGKFTPRGGISIDPYCNYGQENTKYEAMAQHRLMNHDMYPETVDNR
- the queE gene encoding 7-carboxy-7-deazaguanine synthase QueE, whose product is MSKGKSSPPIPVMEIFGPTVQGEGMVIGTKTMFIRTAGCEYRCSWCDSAFTWDGSGVDQIQAMQPEDIWTKLSDIGGQRFSHVTLSGGNPALLPQLGSLIDLLHLHHITVAVETQGSKWQDWLLDIDEVTLSPKPPSSGMSTDWEKLDYILERLEQRPAPFTHSLKVVIFDAIDLNYSEKIHLRYPTVPLFLQIGNPDVHTMDITDHTSFLLQRYEWLIEQVMESTILNNVRVLPQLHTLVWGNKRGV
- the queD gene encoding 6-carboxytetrahydropterin synthase QueD; translated protein: MRTPGEFRIVDQLQRLGEDIDHQELRYHRKRVLVCKEFTFDAAHHLHAYEGKCKNLHGHTYKAVFGISGVPDDVGITVDFGDIKTIWKESIEPYLDHRYLNETLPKMNTTAENMVVWLFEQLEMALSTRIHQTSEATTRTEFVRLYETPTSYAEARREWMI
- the queC gene encoding 7-cyano-7-deazaguanine synthase QueC gives rise to the protein MFTNEKAVVVFSGGQDSTTCLFWAKQHFTEVEVVTFDYGQRHKLEIECAASIAADLGVKQTILDMSLLNQLAPNALTRSDQEISHEEGELPNTFVEGRNLLFLSFAAVLAKQLGARHLITGVCETDFSGYPDCRDVFIKSMNVSLNLSMDYNFVIHTPLMWLNKAETWKMADELGAFEYVQERTLTCYNGIIGDGCGECPACKLRKAGLEQYSAERNSSPLQGKVQS
- a CDS encoding AIM24 family protein, producing the protein MKIQTNNHNDGGIGQAVTFSLRDQEQLHLLHPEQIVSYRGPSDGRSDRFMNVKGIFRKRRLIQADMTGPCQFVAALPPGFAMKSVELKEGSDLLYDFRSLFFYSHDITMQTRLLRIKNMFITRDAVKVKFAGTGTVGILTQGPVCETELHPTEPLYVDAGSLVAYPENAKLELTVYGNTLASQYMSYHWKMTGLGTVLYQAGRQNHKLEKEMENEGVIKRILREVIPFGGVFIK